In Fundulus heteroclitus isolate FHET01 chromosome 8, MU-UCD_Fhet_4.1, whole genome shotgun sequence, a genomic segment contains:
- the naif1 gene encoding nuclear apoptosis-inducing factor 1, whose protein sequence is MASAAKKRKMNFSEREVEIIVEEIEKHKQTLVSHFNAGVTHMAKNNAWMDILKKVNAVTTCPRELPEVKKKWSDMKTEVRRKVAQARAAIEGTATDCAPVPVILTAMQQRICNLLGEATIISLPAGDPEAELTLPVTVSAAAAVSLTEALPGATEAICEETKPLNSETTYHTLEDGSMVEYCTTTVSDATPTVVAAVEAPVEMLASALASPPPPPPPPLQAKPQELKSRIALNSARLLQEQRVTNVHIRQIAQHLEGQNELLQMMRRCQEAQALAQERQAQALEGTQAALLALVQMMRPALKDLRKFLQSGTEAAASSSSATGAPAASGAPPDAAAAEEEQSRCKSPPAAPQQTVEETNS, encoded by the exons ATGGCCTCGGCCGCcaagaagaggaagatgaatTTCTCGGAGCGGGAGGTGGAGATCATCGTGGAGGAGATAGAGAAGCACAAGCAGACCCTGGTGAGCCACTTCAACGCCGGAGTCACGCACATGGCCAAGAACAACGCCTGGATGGACATCCTGAAGAAGGTGAACGCCGTCACCACCTGCCCCAGGGAGCTGCCCGAGGTCAAGAAGAAGTGGTCCGACATGAAGACCGAGGTCCGCCGCAAGGTGGCCCAGGCCCGGGCCGCCATCGAGGGCACGGCCACGGACTGCGCCCCCGTCCCGGTCATCCTCACCGCCATGCAGCAGCGCATCTGCAACCTGCTGGGAGAGGCCACCATCATCAGCCTACCTGCCGGGGACCCGGAGGCGGAGCTCACCTTGCCGGTGACGGTgagcgccgccgccgccgtcaGCCTGACCGAAG CTCTTCCAGGTGCCACTGAGGCGATCTGTGAGGAAACCAAACCTCTGAACA GTGAAACCACCTACCACACCCTGGAGGATGGCAGCATGGTGGAGTACTGCACCACCACGGTGAGCGACGCCACTCCCACCGTGGTGGCCGCCGTCGAGGCGCCGGTGGAGATGCTGGCCTCGGCCCTGGCCTCCCCCCCGCCtccgcctccgccgccgctgCAGGCCAAACCCCAGGAGCTGAAGAGCCGCATCGCCCTGAACTCGGCCCGCCTGCTGCAGGAGCAGCGGGTCACCAACGTGCACATCCGACAGATCGCCCAGCACCTGGAGGGCCAGAACGAGCTGCTGCAGATGATGCGGCGCTGCCAGGAGGCCCAGGCGCTGGCTCAGGAGCGCCAGGCCCAGGCGCTGGAAGGGACTCAGGCCGCTCTGCTGGCGCTGGTCCAGATGATGCGCCCGGCGCTCAAAGACCTGAGGAAGTTCCTGCAGAGCGGCACGGAGGCGGCGGCGAGCAGCAGCTCAGCAACAGGAGCGCCAGCAGCGTCTGGAGCGCCGCCTgacgctgcagcagcagaggaagagCAGAGCAGATGTAAAAGTCCTCCTGCAGCGCCGCAGCAAACCGTGGAGGAGACGAACTCATGA
- the fpgs gene encoding folylpolyglutamate synthase, mitochondrial, producing the protein MMARLCRVLRPRGGLLLRERDSVFRLAGLAVRFHSTQTAPHIPGMEYQDAICTLNTLQTNASALEQVRRGRSHPQVQLEAMTGFLERAGLMVEQLDHLNIIHVTGTKGKGSTCAFTEQILRTYGFRTGFYSSPHLVQVRERIRIDGRPISKDLFTKYFWQVYGRLDETKAAHGGSMPAYFRFLTILAFHVFLQEKVDLAVIEVGIGGAYDCTNIIRRPWVCGISSLGIDHTQILGDTIEKIAWQKGGIFKPGVPAFTVPQPEDAMAVLRDRAREIKCPLWVCPDLDQYQTESGPLQLGLAGQHQRSNASLALQLSHTWLQRRCGPDQIGLLPDPENSSGSQAASFKPGSAMVKGLADTEWAGRTQTLRRGAITYFLDGAHTRRSMQACVQWFREAAAQRARSASGAVVRVLLFNATGERDSAAMLKLLLPCRFDLAVFCPNITEAAASCNADQQNFNVSVENMLTRCLDNEQSWRLHQDRRDEAPAPLIDGLPLLADRKTDTQVFPCILSALQWIAQGRDPVLTDPAQTVPPVRPSVSAKAAPLRDAAEVHVLVTGSLHLVGGALKHLDPESAK; encoded by the exons ATGATGGCGCGTCTGTGTCGCGTGCTGCGGCCGCGCGGCgggctgctgctcagagagcGGGACTCCGTGTTCCGGTTGGCGGGCCTGGCAGTCCGGTTCCACAGCACCCAGACGGCTCCTCACATCCCCGGCATGGAGTACCAG GACGCAATCTGCACCCTGAACACGCTGCAGACCAACGCCAGCGCGCTGGAGCAGGTGCGCAGGGGGAGGAGCCACCCTCAGGTGCAGCTGGAGGCCATGACGGGCTTCCTGGAGCGGGCCGGGCTCATG GTGGAGCAGCTCGATCATCTCAACATCATTCACGTGACGGGAACAAAGGGCAAG GGATCCACGTGTGCTTTCACAGAACAGATCCTCAGAACCTACGGCTTCCGGACCGGATTCTACAG CTCGCCACACCTGGTCCAGGTCAGGGAGAGGATCCGGATCGACGGGCGGCCAATCAGCAAGGACCTCTTCACCAAATACTTCTGGCAGGTTTACGGACGGCTGGACGAGACCAAG GCGGCCCACGGAGGCTCGATGCCGGCCTACTTCAGGTTCCTCACCATCCTGGCCTTCCACGTCTTCCTGCAGGAGAAG GTGGATTTAGCCGTGATTGAAGTCGGCATCGGCGGAGCGTACGACTGCACCAACATCATCAG GAGGCCGTGGGTCTGTGGCATCTCCTCTCTGGGCATCGACCACACCCAGATTCTGGGGGACACCATCGAGAAGATCGCCTGGCAGAAAGGAGGGATCTTCAAG CCGGGCGTTCCCGCCTTCACCGTCCCGCAGCCGGAGGACGCCATGGCGGTGCTGAGGGACCGCGCCAGAGAGATAAAG TGTCCTCTGTGGGTCTGCCCTGACCTGGACCAGTACCAGACGGAGTCCGGACCGCTACAGCTGGGCCTGGCGGGGCAGCACCAGCGCTCCAACGCCTCGCTGGCGCTGCAGCTCAGTCACACCTGGCTGCAGAGGAGGTGTGGACCAG ATCAAATCGGACTCCTTCCTGACCCGGAGAACAGTTCTGGATCTCAGGCGGCGTCCTTTAAGCCCGGCTCCGCTATGGTGAAAG GCCTGGCGGACACGGAGTGGGCCGGCAGAACCCAGACGCTGCGGCGCGGCGCCATCACCTACTTCCTGGACGGAGCGCACACCAGGCGCAGCATGCAGGCCTGCGTCCAGTGGTTCCGAGAGGCCGCGGCCCAGCGAGCCCGCAGCGCCAG CGGCGCCGTGGTCCGAGTGCTGCTGTTCAACGCCACGGGAGAGAGGGACTCTGCCGCCatgctgaagctgctgctg CCGTGCCGCTTCGACCTCGCCGTGTTCTGCCCCAACATCACTGAAGCCGCCGCCTCCTGCAACGCAG ACCAGCAGAACTTCAACGTGTCCGTGGAGAACATGCTGACCCGTTGCCTTGACAACGAGCAGAGCTGGCGTCTCCATCAGGACCGGCGAGACGAGGCGCCGGCGCCGCTGATCGACGGCCTGCCGCTGCTCGCCGACAGGAAGACGGACACGCAGGTGTTCCCCTGCATCCTCAGCGCGCTCCAGTGGATCGCCCAGGGCagagacccggttctgaccgACCCGGCCCAGACGGTGCCGCCGGTCAGGCCCAGCGTCTCCGCCAAGGCCGCGCCTCTGCGGGACGCCGCCGAGGTCCACGTCCTGGTCACCGGCAGCCTCCACCTGGTGGGCGGAGCCCTGAAACACCTGGACCCGGAGTCGGCCAAGTAG
- the cdk9 gene encoding cyclin-dependent kinase 9, producing the protein MQREKTSNATAAEKPDREAAIMSKYYDGVEFPFCDEFSKYEKMAKIGQGTFGEVFKAKHRQTGKKVALKKVLMENEKEGFPITALREIKILQLLKHENVVNLIEICRTKATQFNRYKGSIYLVFDFCEHDLAGLLSNANVKFTLAEIKKVMQMLLNGLYYIHRNKILHRDMKAANVLITRDGVLKLADFGLARAFSLAKNSQGNRYTNRVVTLWYRPPELLLGERDYGPPIDLWGAGCIMAEMWTRSPIMQGNTEQHQLTLISQLCGSITSEVWPSVDKKYELYQKMELPKGQKRKVKDRLKAYVKDPYALDLIDKLLVLDPAQRVDSDDALNHDFFWSDPMPSDLKNMLSTHNTSMFEYLAPPRRRGHMPQQPPNQNRNPATTSQTEFDRVF; encoded by the exons ATGCAGCGAGAGAAAACAAGCAACGCCACCGCGGCTGAAAA GCCCGACCGGGAGGCCGCCATCATGTCCAAATACTACGACGGAGTAGAGTTTCCCTTCTGCGACGAGTTCTCCAAGTATGAGAAGATGGCCAAGATCGGACAGGGAACCTTCGG GGAGGTCTTCAAAGCCAAACACCGGCAGACCGGGAAGAAGGTGGCGCTGAAGAAAGTTCTGATGGAGAACGAGAAGGAAGGG ttCCCGATCACCGCCCTGCGAGAGATCaagatcctgcagctgctgaagcACGAGAACGTGGTCAACCTGATCGAGATCTGCAGAACCAAAG CGACCCAGTTCAACAGGTACAAAGGCAGCATCTACCTGGTGTTCGACTTCTGCGAGCACGACCTGGCCGGCCTGCTGAGCAACGCCAACGTCAAGTTCACGCTGGCCGAGATCAAGAAGGTCATGCAGATGCTGCTCAACGGCCTCTACTACATCCACAGGAACAAG ATCCTGCACAGAGACATGAAGGCGGCCAACGTTCTCATCACCAGAGACGGCGTCCTGAAGCTGGCCGACTTCGGCCTGGCCCGCGCCTTCAGCCTGGCCAAGAACAGCCAGGGGAACCGCTACACCAACCGGGTCGTCACGCTGTGGTACCGCCCGCCGGAGCTGCTGCTGG GGGAGCGTGACTACGGGCCGCCCATCGACCTGTGGGGGGCGGGCTGCATCATGGCGGAGATGTGGACCAGGAGTCCCATCATGCAGGGCAACACGGAGCAGCACCAGCTGACCCTCATCAGCCAGCTGTGCGGCTCCATCACCTCCGAGGTGTGGCCCTCCGTCGACAAGAAGTACGAGCTCTACCAGAAGATGGAGCTGCCCAAGGGCCAGAAGAGGAAGGTGAAGGACCGCCTCAAGGCCTACGTCAAGGACCCCTACGCTCTGGACCTCATCGAcaagctgctggttctggaccCGGCCCAGCGGGTCGACAGCGACGACGCCCTCAACCACGACTTCTTCTGGTCCGACCCCATGCCCTCGGACCTGAAGAACATGCTGTCCACGCACAACACCTCCATGTTCGAGTACCTGGCCCCGCCCCGCCGTAGAGGTCACATGCCCCAGCAGCCGCCCAATCAGAACCGGAACCCGGCCACCACCAGTCAGACCGAGTTCGATCGGGTCTTCTAG